The Triplophysa dalaica isolate WHDGS20190420 chromosome 5, ASM1584641v1, whole genome shotgun sequence genome window below encodes:
- the rab3ip gene encoding rab-3A-interacting protein isoform X4 has protein sequence MTDTRSLVGTQIYMKLLKTMASEPLEGFHEVNLASPTTPDLHGVTDPGPPKHNAPPSSLYRTHSLSSGHCVQNALWADQLPTQPVYSTPRHLGAEETHDDSGADQGDAVEPSAYAEDHLNVSADSLSRLRSPSVMEVKGCEKLKEELAKAQREAHKMVHEANVKQSTAEKQLKEALGKIDVLQAEVAALKTLVLSSSPTSPCKEMPPGPFKKGHARNKSTSSAMMGSQQETGVPQHLLQQEVDSSLFMEFRTWKEEPTLEKSCCFLERIYREDIYPCLNFSKSELGSAILSAVEQNTLSVEPVGFQPLPVVKASAVECGGPKKCALCGQSKSCKHRIKFSDSSNYYYVSPFCRYRITSVCNFFTYIRYIVQGLVKQQDAEQMFWEVIQLRKEMSNAKLGYFRDEL, from the exons ATGACGGACACGCGCAGTCTCGTCGGTACCC AGATCTATATGAAGCTCTTGAAGACGATGGCCAGCGAACCGCTCGAGGGTTTTCACGAGGTGAACCTGGCGTCACCCACCACCCCGGACCTTCATGGTGTCACAGACCCCGGCCCGCCGAAACACAACGCCCCGCCCAGCAGCCTGTACCGCACACACTCGCTGAGCTCCGGGCACTGCGTCCAGAACGCACTCTGGGCCGATCAGCTGCCCACCCAGCCCGTTTACTCCACCCCCCGACACCTCGGCGCTGAAGAGACGCACGATGACAG TGGAGCGGATCAGGGGGACGCGGTGGAGCCGTCGGCATACGCTGAAGATCATCTGAACGTCAGTGCTGACAGTCTGAGTCGTCTCAGAAGTCCATCCGTCATGGAGGTGAAGGGCTGCGAGAAGCTGAAGGAGGAACTGGCCAAAGCACAACGG GAGGCTCATAAGATGGTTCACGAGGCAAACGTCAAGCAGAGCACTGCAGAGAAACAGCTGAAGGAGGCGCTGGGGAAG ATCGACGTTCTTCAAGCTGAGGTGGCGGCTCTCAAGACTCTGGTTCTGTCCTCGTCTCCCACCTCGCCCTGTAAAGAGATGCCCCCCGGACCCTTTAAGAAAGGTCACGCTCGTAACAAGAGCACCAGCAGCGCTATGATGGGCAGTCAGCAGGAGACGGGCGTCCCGCAGCATCTTCTACAGCAGGAg gtGGACTCCTCGCTCTTCATGGAGTTCAGAACGTGGAAAGAAGAGCCCACTTTGGAGAAAAGCTGCTGTTTTCTGGAGCGGATCTACAGAGAAGATATTTATCCATGTTTGAACTTCTCCAAGAGCGAG ctGGGCTCGGCCATTCTGTCAGCGGTGGAGCAGAACACACTGAGCGTTGAGCCGGTGGGATTTCAGCCTCTGCCGGTGGTCAAAGCGTCTGCAGTGGAGTGCGGAGGACCCAA GAAATGTGCTCTTTGTGGCCAGAGCAAAAGCTGTAAACACCGGATCAAGTTCAGTGACTCCAGTAACTATTATTACGTCTCTCCGTTCTGTCGATACCGG ATCACTTCTGTCTGTAACTTCTTCACCTACATTAGATATATTGTTCAAGGACTGGTGAAACAGCAGGATG CAGAGCAGATGTTCTGGGAAGTCATACAGCTTCGCAAGGAGATGTCCAACGCCAAGCTGGGTTACTTCAGAGATGAGCTGTAA
- the rab3ip gene encoding rab-3A-interacting protein isoform X2, with protein MTDTRSLVGTQIYMKLLKTMASEPLEGFHEVNLASPTTPDLHGVTDPGPPKHNAPPSSLYRTHSLSSGHCVQNALWADQLPTQPVYSTPRHLGAEETHDDSGADQGDAVEPSAYAEDHLNVSADSLSRLRSPSVMEVKGCEKLKEELAKAQRELKLKDEECERLSKVRDQLGQELEELTASLFQEAHKMVHEANVKQSTAEKQLKEALGKIDVLQAEVAALKTLVLSSSPTSPCKEMPPGPFKKGHARNKSTSSAMMGSQQETGVPQHLLQQEVDSSLFMEFRTWKEEPTLEKSCCFLERIYREDIYPCLNFSKSELGSAILSAVEQNTLSVEPVGFQPLPVVKASAVECGGPKKCALCGQSKSCKHRIKFSDSSNYYYVSPFCRYRITSVCNFFTYIRYIVQGLVKQQDEQMFWEVIQLRKEMSNAKLGYFRDEL; from the exons ATGACGGACACGCGCAGTCTCGTCGGTACCC AGATCTATATGAAGCTCTTGAAGACGATGGCCAGCGAACCGCTCGAGGGTTTTCACGAGGTGAACCTGGCGTCACCCACCACCCCGGACCTTCATGGTGTCACAGACCCCGGCCCGCCGAAACACAACGCCCCGCCCAGCAGCCTGTACCGCACACACTCGCTGAGCTCCGGGCACTGCGTCCAGAACGCACTCTGGGCCGATCAGCTGCCCACCCAGCCCGTTTACTCCACCCCCCGACACCTCGGCGCTGAAGAGACGCACGATGACAG TGGAGCGGATCAGGGGGACGCGGTGGAGCCGTCGGCATACGCTGAAGATCATCTGAACGTCAGTGCTGACAGTCTGAGTCGTCTCAGAAGTCCATCCGTCATGGAGGTGAAGGGCTGCGAGAAGCTGAAGGAGGAACTGGCCAAAGCACAACGG GAGCTTAAGTTAAAAGACGAGGAGTGTGAGAGACTCTCTAAAGTGAGAGATCAGCTGGGACAAGAGCTTGAAGAACTCACTGCTAGTCTCTTTCAG GAGGCTCATAAGATGGTTCACGAGGCAAACGTCAAGCAGAGCACTGCAGAGAAACAGCTGAAGGAGGCGCTGGGGAAG ATCGACGTTCTTCAAGCTGAGGTGGCGGCTCTCAAGACTCTGGTTCTGTCCTCGTCTCCCACCTCGCCCTGTAAAGAGATGCCCCCCGGACCCTTTAAGAAAGGTCACGCTCGTAACAAGAGCACCAGCAGCGCTATGATGGGCAGTCAGCAGGAGACGGGCGTCCCGCAGCATCTTCTACAGCAGGAg gtGGACTCCTCGCTCTTCATGGAGTTCAGAACGTGGAAAGAAGAGCCCACTTTGGAGAAAAGCTGCTGTTTTCTGGAGCGGATCTACAGAGAAGATATTTATCCATGTTTGAACTTCTCCAAGAGCGAG ctGGGCTCGGCCATTCTGTCAGCGGTGGAGCAGAACACACTGAGCGTTGAGCCGGTGGGATTTCAGCCTCTGCCGGTGGTCAAAGCGTCTGCAGTGGAGTGCGGAGGACCCAA GAAATGTGCTCTTTGTGGCCAGAGCAAAAGCTGTAAACACCGGATCAAGTTCAGTGACTCCAGTAACTATTATTACGTCTCTCCGTTCTGTCGATACCGG ATCACTTCTGTCTGTAACTTCTTCACCTACATTAGATATATTGTTCAAGGACTGGTGAAACAGCAGGATG AGCAGATGTTCTGGGAAGTCATACAGCTTCGCAAGGAGATGTCCAACGCCAAGCTGGGTTACTTCAGAGATGAGCTGTAA
- the rab3ip gene encoding rab-3A-interacting protein isoform X3 — translation MKLLKTMASEPLEGFHEVNLASPTTPDLHGVTDPGPPKHNAPPSSLYRTHSLSSGHCVQNALWADQLPTQPVYSTPRHLGAEETHDDSGADQGDAVEPSAYAEDHLNVSADSLSRLRSPSVMEVKGCEKLKEELAKAQRELKLKDEECERLSKVRDQLGQELEELTASLFQEAHKMVHEANVKQSTAEKQLKEALGKIDVLQAEVAALKTLVLSSSPTSPCKEMPPGPFKKGHARNKSTSSAMMGSQQETGVPQHLLQQEVDSSLFMEFRTWKEEPTLEKSCCFLERIYREDIYPCLNFSKSELGSAILSAVEQNTLSVEPVGFQPLPVVKASAVECGGPKKCALCGQSKSCKHRIKFSDSSNYYYVSPFCRYRITSVCNFFTYIRYIVQGLVKQQDAEQMFWEVIQLRKEMSNAKLGYFRDEL, via the exons ATGAAGCTCTTGAAGACGATGGCCAGCGAACCGCTCGAGGGTTTTCACGAGGTGAACCTGGCGTCACCCACCACCCCGGACCTTCATGGTGTCACAGACCCCGGCCCGCCGAAACACAACGCCCCGCCCAGCAGCCTGTACCGCACACACTCGCTGAGCTCCGGGCACTGCGTCCAGAACGCACTCTGGGCCGATCAGCTGCCCACCCAGCCCGTTTACTCCACCCCCCGACACCTCGGCGCTGAAGAGACGCACGATGACAG TGGAGCGGATCAGGGGGACGCGGTGGAGCCGTCGGCATACGCTGAAGATCATCTGAACGTCAGTGCTGACAGTCTGAGTCGTCTCAGAAGTCCATCCGTCATGGAGGTGAAGGGCTGCGAGAAGCTGAAGGAGGAACTGGCCAAAGCACAACGG GAGCTTAAGTTAAAAGACGAGGAGTGTGAGAGACTCTCTAAAGTGAGAGATCAGCTGGGACAAGAGCTTGAAGAACTCACTGCTAGTCTCTTTCAG GAGGCTCATAAGATGGTTCACGAGGCAAACGTCAAGCAGAGCACTGCAGAGAAACAGCTGAAGGAGGCGCTGGGGAAG ATCGACGTTCTTCAAGCTGAGGTGGCGGCTCTCAAGACTCTGGTTCTGTCCTCGTCTCCCACCTCGCCCTGTAAAGAGATGCCCCCCGGACCCTTTAAGAAAGGTCACGCTCGTAACAAGAGCACCAGCAGCGCTATGATGGGCAGTCAGCAGGAGACGGGCGTCCCGCAGCATCTTCTACAGCAGGAg gtGGACTCCTCGCTCTTCATGGAGTTCAGAACGTGGAAAGAAGAGCCCACTTTGGAGAAAAGCTGCTGTTTTCTGGAGCGGATCTACAGAGAAGATATTTATCCATGTTTGAACTTCTCCAAGAGCGAG ctGGGCTCGGCCATTCTGTCAGCGGTGGAGCAGAACACACTGAGCGTTGAGCCGGTGGGATTTCAGCCTCTGCCGGTGGTCAAAGCGTCTGCAGTGGAGTGCGGAGGACCCAA GAAATGTGCTCTTTGTGGCCAGAGCAAAAGCTGTAAACACCGGATCAAGTTCAGTGACTCCAGTAACTATTATTACGTCTCTCCGTTCTGTCGATACCGG ATCACTTCTGTCTGTAACTTCTTCACCTACATTAGATATATTGTTCAAGGACTGGTGAAACAGCAGGATG CAGAGCAGATGTTCTGGGAAGTCATACAGCTTCGCAAGGAGATGTCCAACGCCAAGCTGGGTTACTTCAGAGATGAGCTGTAA
- the rab3ip gene encoding rab-3A-interacting protein isoform X1: protein MTDTRSLVGTQIYMKLLKTMASEPLEGFHEVNLASPTTPDLHGVTDPGPPKHNAPPSSLYRTHSLSSGHCVQNALWADQLPTQPVYSTPRHLGAEETHDDSGADQGDAVEPSAYAEDHLNVSADSLSRLRSPSVMEVKGCEKLKEELAKAQRELKLKDEECERLSKVRDQLGQELEELTASLFQEAHKMVHEANVKQSTAEKQLKEALGKIDVLQAEVAALKTLVLSSSPTSPCKEMPPGPFKKGHARNKSTSSAMMGSQQETGVPQHLLQQEVDSSLFMEFRTWKEEPTLEKSCCFLERIYREDIYPCLNFSKSELGSAILSAVEQNTLSVEPVGFQPLPVVKASAVECGGPKKCALCGQSKSCKHRIKFSDSSNYYYVSPFCRYRITSVCNFFTYIRYIVQGLVKQQDAEQMFWEVIQLRKEMSNAKLGYFRDEL from the exons ATGACGGACACGCGCAGTCTCGTCGGTACCC AGATCTATATGAAGCTCTTGAAGACGATGGCCAGCGAACCGCTCGAGGGTTTTCACGAGGTGAACCTGGCGTCACCCACCACCCCGGACCTTCATGGTGTCACAGACCCCGGCCCGCCGAAACACAACGCCCCGCCCAGCAGCCTGTACCGCACACACTCGCTGAGCTCCGGGCACTGCGTCCAGAACGCACTCTGGGCCGATCAGCTGCCCACCCAGCCCGTTTACTCCACCCCCCGACACCTCGGCGCTGAAGAGACGCACGATGACAG TGGAGCGGATCAGGGGGACGCGGTGGAGCCGTCGGCATACGCTGAAGATCATCTGAACGTCAGTGCTGACAGTCTGAGTCGTCTCAGAAGTCCATCCGTCATGGAGGTGAAGGGCTGCGAGAAGCTGAAGGAGGAACTGGCCAAAGCACAACGG GAGCTTAAGTTAAAAGACGAGGAGTGTGAGAGACTCTCTAAAGTGAGAGATCAGCTGGGACAAGAGCTTGAAGAACTCACTGCTAGTCTCTTTCAG GAGGCTCATAAGATGGTTCACGAGGCAAACGTCAAGCAGAGCACTGCAGAGAAACAGCTGAAGGAGGCGCTGGGGAAG ATCGACGTTCTTCAAGCTGAGGTGGCGGCTCTCAAGACTCTGGTTCTGTCCTCGTCTCCCACCTCGCCCTGTAAAGAGATGCCCCCCGGACCCTTTAAGAAAGGTCACGCTCGTAACAAGAGCACCAGCAGCGCTATGATGGGCAGTCAGCAGGAGACGGGCGTCCCGCAGCATCTTCTACAGCAGGAg gtGGACTCCTCGCTCTTCATGGAGTTCAGAACGTGGAAAGAAGAGCCCACTTTGGAGAAAAGCTGCTGTTTTCTGGAGCGGATCTACAGAGAAGATATTTATCCATGTTTGAACTTCTCCAAGAGCGAG ctGGGCTCGGCCATTCTGTCAGCGGTGGAGCAGAACACACTGAGCGTTGAGCCGGTGGGATTTCAGCCTCTGCCGGTGGTCAAAGCGTCTGCAGTGGAGTGCGGAGGACCCAA GAAATGTGCTCTTTGTGGCCAGAGCAAAAGCTGTAAACACCGGATCAAGTTCAGTGACTCCAGTAACTATTATTACGTCTCTCCGTTCTGTCGATACCGG ATCACTTCTGTCTGTAACTTCTTCACCTACATTAGATATATTGTTCAAGGACTGGTGAAACAGCAGGATG CAGAGCAGATGTTCTGGGAAGTCATACAGCTTCGCAAGGAGATGTCCAACGCCAAGCTGGGTTACTTCAGAGATGAGCTGTAA